The stretch of DNA AGCTGGGCGTGGGTGACCGCAGCCGCCAGAGCGTCGGTGGCGTCTGCGGGCAGTTTTTCGGCGATTCCGAGGACCAGCGAGACCATTTTAGCCACCTGATCCTTCTCGGCGCGGCCCTGCCCCACCAGGGATTTCTTGATTTCCATGGGGCTGTATTCATGGACCTCCGCCCCTGCGCGGGCGCAGCAGACCACCAGCGCGCCGCGCACGTGGGCAAGCTTGATCGTCGTCTGGGCATTCTGGTGATAGAAGGGCGTCTCGATGGCGGCCTCTGCCGGACCGTGCAGCTCGCAGATCTCCATCACCGCGTCGTGGATCTCCACCAGGCGCCCGTTGAAGTCCTTCGACTTCGGACGCACCACCCCCGCGGCGATGTGGAACTGCCGCGAACCCTCCACGCGAATCACCCCCCAACCGGTAGCCACCGAACCGGGATCGAGACCGAGAATGATGCGCGAGGGTTTCATGGGAAGAGCGTAGCACGAAACAAAAAGCGCCGCTTGCGCGGCGCTTTTTCTCGGTCAGTTTCGGGAATTTCGCTCAGCCGGCGAGTTCTTCGAGCAGGGCGTCGTCCATCTCGAAGTTGGCCCAGACGTTCTGCACGTCGTCGACGTCTTCGATGCGCTGCATGAGGTTGAGAAACTTCTTGGCGTTCTCGCCCTCGAGCT from Chrysiogenia bacterium encodes:
- the ruvC gene encoding crossover junction endodeoxyribonuclease RuvC translates to MKPSRIILGLDPGSVATGWGVIRVEGSRQFHIAAGVVRPKSKDFNGRLVEIHDAVMEICELHGPAEAAIETPFYHQNAQTTIKLAHVRGALVVCCARAGAEVHEYSPMEIKKSLVGQGRAEKDQVAKMVSLVLGIAEKLPADATDALAAAVTHAQL